The Porites lutea chromosome 11, jaPorLute2.1, whole genome shotgun sequence genome includes a region encoding these proteins:
- the LOC140952316 gene encoding uncharacterized protein, with amino-acid sequence MGLSKIAISLILICAAFNVATLFPKLQILLSNVLIILRSWLPSVIDLVEEIAVGLHKYCTERLLEDIKKGFTILTGLFSSVFTLIQPAVGNVPKVITDAMIAFHNNGMGYTDEILQQLLGIDGAALPDHVGSARNKLLSLILFLVWIITGLVCISRMSYNKFFLLMSSTFLVHAFFGPVWCSRRLAFCIGVCMWMGSLVSNKPIPAAITVLVAFTLTGLRKWRKKVVMTTKTSDLLKLNESLEQRLDGIEKKLDVLVSKLNVICGSSS; translated from the exons ATGGGACTGTCAAAAATTgcgatttctttaattttgatttgtGCGGCCTTTAACGTTGCAACTCTTTTTCCGAAATTACAAATCCTTCTTAGCAATGTGCTCATTATCCTTCGCTCTTGGCTGCCTTCAGTTATTGATCTGGTTGAAGAAATCGCCGTGGGCCTACACAAGTACTGCACCGAAAGGTTGCTTGAAGATATCAAGAAAGGCTTCACTATTCTCACTGGCTTGTTTagtagtgtatttactttgatACAACCAGCAGTCGGAAATGTACCTAAAGTTATCACGGATGCCATGATTGCATTCCACAATAACGGCATGGGATACACTGATGAAATTCTACAACAGCTGCTTGGTATAGATG GAGCAGCCCTGCCAGATCATGTTGGATCAGCAAGGAATAAACTTTTGTCATTAATCCTATTTCTTGTTTGGATCATCACAGGCCTTGTTTGTATTTCCAGAATGTCCTACAACAAGTTCTTTCTTCTGATGTCCAGCACTTTCCTGGTACATGCCTTTTTTGGTCCTGTCTGGTGCTCGCGCAGACTGGCATTTTGCATTGGAGTTTGTATGTGGATGGGTTCCCTTGTATCCAACAAACCCATACCTGCTGCTATTACCGTCCTGGTTGCTTTCACTTTAACAGGCCTCAGGAAGTGGAGAAAAAAGGTTGTCATGACAACAAAGACCAGTGATCTTTTGAAGTTAAATGAAAGCTTGGAGCAGAGGCTAGATGGAATAGAAAAGAAACTTGATGTTTTGGTGTCAAAGCTGAATGTCATTTGTGGCAGTTCCAGTTAA